One Pyrus communis chromosome 4, drPyrComm1.1, whole genome shotgun sequence genomic region harbors:
- the LOC137731655 gene encoding uncharacterized protein isoform X2, whose translation MELQEIPSLSVPGCSSDDKHHKAAQQWENTITGVDQRFNSFSEFREALHKFSIAHGFAYRYKKNDSHRVTVKCKGQNCPWRIYASRLSTTQLICIKKMNTDHTCEGAAVKAGYRATRGWVGSIIKEKLKVSPNYKPKAIAEDIKREYGIQLNYSQAWRAKEIAREQLQGSYKEAYNQLPYFCEKIKETNPGSFASFATKEDSSFHRFFVSFRASIVGFKEGCRPLIFLDSAPLNSKYQGVLLAATTADADDGVFPVAFSIVDAETDENWHWFLLELKSAVATSQPITFVADFQNGLKNSLPEVFDKCYHCYCLRHLAEKLNKDLKGQFSHEARRFMISDFYAAAYAPTREAFQHSVDNIKNISPDAYNWVIQSEPVHWANAFCGGGRYNHMTSNFGQQFYSWVSEAHELPITQMIDVLRGNTMQAFYSRGVESNQWVTRLTPSKEENLQKETEIARSLQVLLSHGSTFEVRGESVDSVDIDHWDCTCKGWQLTGLPCCHAIAVFITIGRNPYDYCSRYFTVESYRLTYAESIHPVPNVDRPHTDESNQVVVTVTPPPTRRPPGRPKMKQTESDDIIKRQLQCSKCKGLGHNKKTCKDSSIVQGTLLN comes from the coding sequence ATGGAACTCCAGGAAATCCCTTCACTTTCTGTTCCTGGCTGTTCCAGTGATGATAAGCATCATAAGGCTGCACAACAGTGGGAAAACACCATCACCGGTGTGGACCAAAGGTTTAATAGTTTTAGCGAATTCCGAGAAGCATTGCATAAGTTTTCAATTGCGCATGGATTTGCTTATAGGTATAAGAAAAATGACAGTCACCGTGTCACTGTCAAATGCAAAGGTCAAAATTGCCCATGGAGGATATATGCATCAAGGTTGTCTACTACCCAGTTGATTTGTATTAAGAAAATGAACACGGATCATACATGTGAAGGAGCTGCTGTGAAAGCTGGGTATAGGGCAACGAGAGGTTGGGTGGGAAGTATCATAAAAGAGAAGTTGAAAGTTTCCCCAAACTACAAGCCAAAGGCTATAGCAGAGGACATTAAGCGAGAGTACGGgattcaattgaattattctcaGGCATGGCGTGCCAAAGAGATTGCCAGGGAGCAGCTTCAAGGCTCCTATAAAGAGGCCTATAATCAGTTGCCATATTTCTGCGAGAAGATAAAAGAAACTAATCCAGGAAGTTTTGCTTCATTTGCAACTAAGGAAGACTCAAGCTTCCATCGTTTCTTTGTATCTTTCCGTGCATCAATTGTGGGTTTCAAAGAAGGTTGCCGCCCTCTAATTTTTCTTGATAGTGCTCCTCTGAACTCAAAATATCAAGGAGTTTTGTTGGCTGCAACAACTGCAGATGCTGATGATGGTGTGTTTCCAGTAGCATTTTCTATTGTGGATGCTGAGACTGATGAGAACTGGCATTGGTTCTTACTAGAACTGAAATCGGCAGTGGCAACATCTCAGCCGATCACATTTGTAGCAGATTTTCAGAATGGATTGAAAAATTCATTGCCCGAGGTATTTGATAAATGTTACCACTGCTATTGTTTGAGGCATCTTGCTGAAAAACTTAACAAGGACTTGAAGGGGCAATTTTCTCACGAGGCAAGACGATTCATGATAAGTGATTTTTATGCGGCTGCTTATGCACCCACTCGGGAGGCTTTCCAGCACAGTGTTGacaacataaaaaatatttcaCCGGATGCTTACAATTGGGTCATACAAAGTGAGCCAGTGCACTGGGCTAATGCATTCTGCGGAGGAGGCAGGTACAACCACATGACTTCAAACTTCGGACAGCAGTTCTACAGTTGGGTATCAGAGGCGCATGAGTTGCCAATTACGCAGATGATTGACGTATTACGAGGCAATACGATGCAAGCCTTCTATTCACGTGGGGTGGAGTCCAATCAGTGGGTGACAAGATTAACACCATCAAAGGAGGAAAATCTTCAAAAGGAAACGGAAATTGCTCGATCACTTCAAGTGTTACTCTCACATGGTAGCACTTTTGAGGTTCGTGGAGAATCTGTCGACAGTGTTGACATCGACCATTGGGATTGCACCTGTAAGGGATGGCAACTCACTGGTCTTCCTTGCTGCCATGCTATTGCTGTCTTTATAACTATTGGCAGGAACCCTTATGATTACTGCTCCAGATACTTCACGGTGGAGAGTTACCGTTTAACTTATGCAGAATCAATTCACCCTGTTCCGAATGTAGACAGACCACACACAGATGAATCAAACCAAGTAGTAGTTACTGTTACCCCTCCGCCCACCAGGCGGCCGCCAGGGCGGCCAAAGATGAAGCAGACGGAATCAGACGACATAATAAAACGCCAGCTGCAATGTAGCAAGTGCAAGGGGCTCGGCCACAATAAGAAGACATGTAAAGATTCTAGCATTGTTCAAGGGACGTTGTTAAATTAG
- the LOC137731581 gene encoding uncharacterized protein isoform X1, with protein MTSAAVVVALPSPPNLNGSLSSPTPTNSSSNKKDGIGEQMVKKQTGDGGYKWRLVIAYDGTRYAGWQYQSSPPTVQCFVEKALMSATKLERNDLHFVGASRTDKGVHAWGQVAHFVTPFGYDSIESIHAALNGLLPDDIRVREINPAVPEFHARFSAKSKIYHYKIYNDTFMDPFQRHYAYHSAHKLNAAVMREAANYFIGNHDFSAFVNASQKERVRDPVKDIFRFDVIELGVLLRLEVEGSGFLYRQVRNMVALLIQIGREALPPDIVPKILATRDRRALAKYTMFAPPHGLCLVTVKYNEAHLRLPSGSFTTSFGRHYTIGSCKLPFY; from the exons ATGACTAGTGCTGCAGTTGTAGTAGCCCTTCCTTCTCCCCCTAATCTTAACGGGTCTCTCTCTTCTCCAACTCCCACTAATAGCAGCTcg AACAAAAAGGATGGAATTGGAGAGCAAATGGTAAAGAAGCAGACAGGGGATGGTGGGTACAAGTGGCGCTTGGTGATTGCTTACGACGGCACCCGTTATGCAG GATGGCAATATCAGAGTTCCCCACCCACCGTACAGTGCTTTGTGGAGAAAGCTCTAATGAGCGCTACGAAGCTGGAAAGGAACGATCTTCATTTCGTCGGTGCAAGTAGGACGGATAAAGGAGTACATGCCTGGGGTCAG GTTGCACACTTTGTCACACCCTTCGGCTATGACAGCATTGAAAGCATTCACGCTGCTCTCAATGGTCTTCTTCCTGATGATATCCGAGTTAGGGAGATCAACCCTGCAGTGCCTGAATTCCATGCTCGTTTTTCAGCGAAAAGCAAGATTTAtcattacaaaatatataacgACACTTTCATGGATCCATTTCAGCGCCACTATGCTTACCATAGTGCTCATAAGCTAAACGCCGCTGTTATGCGAGAAGCTGCAAATTATTTTATTGGAAACCATGATTTCTCTGCTTTTGTCAATGCTTCCCAGAAGGAACGAGTGCGTGATCCAGTGAAGGATATATTCCGTTTTGATGTCATTGAATTG GGAGTTCTTTTACGGCTAGAAGTTGAAGGCTCCGGCTTCTTATACAGACAAGTCCGGAACATG GTCGCTCTGCTGATTCAAATTGGAAGAGAAGCACTTCCTCCTGATATTGTTCCCAAGATATTGGCAACACGAGATCGGAGAGCGCTTGCCAAATATACCATGTTTGCTCCACCTCACGGGCTCTGTCTTGTGACGGTCAAGTACAACGAGGCGCATCTACGGCTTCCATCCGGTTCCTTCACAACCAGTTTTGGTAGGCATTATACTATTGGCTCATGTAAGCTTCCATTCTACTAA
- the LOC137731655 gene encoding uncharacterized protein isoform X1 yields the protein MAAKKVIAICQLGGEFVTNNDGSLSYSGGDAHAIGIDEKTLLGDFKSEIVDVFNCSADTMSIKYFLPGNTKTLITISKDKDLQRMVNFLGDTNTVYVFVMTEEAAIRNLSNMPASRSSRTTVSEAVVPIVDPVDTRIDTDNTDNADGQIDMELQEIPSLSVPGCSSDDKHHKAAQQWENTITGVDQRFNSFSEFREALHKFSIAHGFAYRYKKNDSHRVTVKCKGQNCPWRIYASRLSTTQLICIKKMNTDHTCEGAAVKAGYRATRGWVGSIIKEKLKVSPNYKPKAIAEDIKREYGIQLNYSQAWRAKEIAREQLQGSYKEAYNQLPYFCEKIKETNPGSFASFATKEDSSFHRFFVSFRASIVGFKEGCRPLIFLDSAPLNSKYQGVLLAATTADADDGVFPVAFSIVDAETDENWHWFLLELKSAVATSQPITFVADFQNGLKNSLPEVFDKCYHCYCLRHLAEKLNKDLKGQFSHEARRFMISDFYAAAYAPTREAFQHSVDNIKNISPDAYNWVIQSEPVHWANAFCGGGRYNHMTSNFGQQFYSWVSEAHELPITQMIDVLRGNTMQAFYSRGVESNQWVTRLTPSKEENLQKETEIARSLQVLLSHGSTFEVRGESVDSVDIDHWDCTCKGWQLTGLPCCHAIAVFITIGRNPYDYCSRYFTVESYRLTYAESIHPVPNVDRPHTDESNQVVVTVTPPPTRRPPGRPKMKQTESDDIIKRQLQCSKCKGLGHNKKTCKDSSIVQGTLLN from the exons ATGGCTGCGAAGAAGGTTATAGCAATATGTCAATTGGGCGGAGAATTTGTGACGAATAATGATGGAAGTTTATCGTACTCTGGGGGTGATGCTCATGCCATTGGCATTGATGAGAAAACACTGCTTGGTGATTTCAAGTCCGAAATAGTGGATGTGTTTAATTGTAGTGCTGATACAATGTCCATCAAGTACTTCCTTCCCGGCAATACAAAGACTCTCATTACGATCTCTAAAGACAAGGACTTGCAACGTATGGTCAATTTTCTCGGGGATACAAACACTGTCTATGTTTTTGTGATGACAGAGGAAGCTGCTATTAGAAATTTGTCCAACATGCCTGCTAGTag GTCAAGCAGGACAACCGTATCGGAAGCAGTGGTTCCTATTGTCGACCCTGTTGATACGCGAATTGATACCGACAATACTGACAATGCCGATGGCCAGATTGATATGGAACTCCAGGAAATCCCTTCACTTTCTGTTCCTGGCTGTTCCAGTGATGATAAGCATCATAAGGCTGCACAACAGTGGGAAAACACCATCACCGGTGTGGACCAAAGGTTTAATAGTTTTAGCGAATTCCGAGAAGCATTGCATAAGTTTTCAATTGCGCATGGATTTGCTTATAGGTATAAGAAAAATGACAGTCACCGTGTCACTGTCAAATGCAAAGGTCAAAATTGCCCATGGAGGATATATGCATCAAGGTTGTCTACTACCCAGTTGATTTGTATTAAGAAAATGAACACGGATCATACATGTGAAGGAGCTGCTGTGAAAGCTGGGTATAGGGCAACGAGAGGTTGGGTGGGAAGTATCATAAAAGAGAAGTTGAAAGTTTCCCCAAACTACAAGCCAAAGGCTATAGCAGAGGACATTAAGCGAGAGTACGGgattcaattgaattattctcaGGCATGGCGTGCCAAAGAGATTGCCAGGGAGCAGCTTCAAGGCTCCTATAAAGAGGCCTATAATCAGTTGCCATATTTCTGCGAGAAGATAAAAGAAACTAATCCAGGAAGTTTTGCTTCATTTGCAACTAAGGAAGACTCAAGCTTCCATCGTTTCTTTGTATCTTTCCGTGCATCAATTGTGGGTTTCAAAGAAGGTTGCCGCCCTCTAATTTTTCTTGATAGTGCTCCTCTGAACTCAAAATATCAAGGAGTTTTGTTGGCTGCAACAACTGCAGATGCTGATGATGGTGTGTTTCCAGTAGCATTTTCTATTGTGGATGCTGAGACTGATGAGAACTGGCATTGGTTCTTACTAGAACTGAAATCGGCAGTGGCAACATCTCAGCCGATCACATTTGTAGCAGATTTTCAGAATGGATTGAAAAATTCATTGCCCGAGGTATTTGATAAATGTTACCACTGCTATTGTTTGAGGCATCTTGCTGAAAAACTTAACAAGGACTTGAAGGGGCAATTTTCTCACGAGGCAAGACGATTCATGATAAGTGATTTTTATGCGGCTGCTTATGCACCCACTCGGGAGGCTTTCCAGCACAGTGTTGacaacataaaaaatatttcaCCGGATGCTTACAATTGGGTCATACAAAGTGAGCCAGTGCACTGGGCTAATGCATTCTGCGGAGGAGGCAGGTACAACCACATGACTTCAAACTTCGGACAGCAGTTCTACAGTTGGGTATCAGAGGCGCATGAGTTGCCAATTACGCAGATGATTGACGTATTACGAGGCAATACGATGCAAGCCTTCTATTCACGTGGGGTGGAGTCCAATCAGTGGGTGACAAGATTAACACCATCAAAGGAGGAAAATCTTCAAAAGGAAACGGAAATTGCTCGATCACTTCAAGTGTTACTCTCACATGGTAGCACTTTTGAGGTTCGTGGAGAATCTGTCGACAGTGTTGACATCGACCATTGGGATTGCACCTGTAAGGGATGGCAACTCACTGGTCTTCCTTGCTGCCATGCTATTGCTGTCTTTATAACTATTGGCAGGAACCCTTATGATTACTGCTCCAGATACTTCACGGTGGAGAGTTACCGTTTAACTTATGCAGAATCAATTCACCCTGTTCCGAATGTAGACAGACCACACACAGATGAATCAAACCAAGTAGTAGTTACTGTTACCCCTCCGCCCACCAGGCGGCCGCCAGGGCGGCCAAAGATGAAGCAGACGGAATCAGACGACATAATAAAACGCCAGCTGCAATGTAGCAAGTGCAAGGGGCTCGGCCACAATAAGAAGACATGTAAAGATTCTAGCATTGTTCAAGGGACGTTGTTAAATTAG
- the LOC137731042 gene encoding uncharacterized protein yields the protein MAMRRDEPELERRLCGVCGSSERWFLHYIRHKGAFQRLCTNCVLQNYRGLYCPLCLDYLDQPLPASDRVMCVKCPSVSHPACVLIANSSFHGFECHTCAEGYPFFTLNRPQNDANDAKTACLVDKANAKALVAAAKIAAASMAKAAVLARTDSERRVREAVLAKKKAREALEKLSSLVNKQKQQDSKAGDVVSGPESLNGKPKLESSDGIPAAPKIVKAEGSNGLVGDRLKMGNVDAMEE from the coding sequence ATGGCAATGAGGCGAGACGAACCCGAACTTGAGAGGCGACTCTGCGGCGTCTGCGGCTCCTCCGAACGGTGGTTCCTCCACTACATCCGCCACAAAGGGGCGTTTCAGAGGCTCTGCACCAACTGCGTCCTCCAAAACTACCGAGGCCTCTACTGCCCTCTCTGTCTCGACTACTTGGACCAACCCCTACCGGCAAGTGACCGGGTCATGTGCGTCAAGTGCCCTTCCGTTTCTCACCCCGCCTGCGTCCTCATCGCTAATTCCTCCTTCCATGGCTTCGAGTGCCATACCTGCGCAGAGGGCTACCCCTTCTTCACCCTCAATCGCCCCCAAAACGATGCCAACGACGCCAAAACGGCATGTCTCGTCGACAAGGCCAACGCCAAGGCCCTCGTCGCCGCCGCCAAAATTGCGGCGGCTTCAATGGCGAAAGCCGCCGTCTTGGCCAGGACCGACTCCGAGCGCCGCGTCAGGGAGGCCGTGTTGGCGAAGAAGAAGGCGAGGGAGGCATTGGAGAAACTCAGTTCTCTGGTTAACAAGCAGAAGCAGCAGGATTCGAAGGCTGGAGATGTTGTTTCGGGGCCTGAGAGCCTCAACGGGAAACCGAAATTAGAGAGTTCTGATGGAATTCCAGCGGCGCCCAAGATTGTTAAGGCTGAGGGAAGTAATGGGTTGGTTGGTGATCGATTAAAAATGGGAAATGTTGACGCCATGGAAGAATGA
- the LOC137732621 gene encoding uncharacterized protein, with the protein MNFSGETMRGLQLLKQKKVEEAPQTDTQGVDRGANRKLDLKEEGEDDGKPDEVQKLDSIEKVEEDEAGEWQNVDLKTEDEAGKLQKVDLKAEEDGAGELQKVDLKADEGGEGVEEEEKSSGEQYGQDKEETLLDKIIE; encoded by the exons ATGAATTTCTCAGGTGAAACTATGAGAGGCCTTCAGCTTCTGAAACAGAAGAAAGTCGAAGAAGCTCCGCAGACCGATACACAAGGCGTAGACAGAGGGGCGAACCGG AAACTGGATTTGAAAGAAGAGGGGGAGGACGATGGAAAGCCTGATGAGGTGCAGAAGCTGGATTCAATAGAGAAGGTAGAAGAGGATGAAGCTGGTGAGTGGCAGAATGTGGATTTGAAGACAGAGGATGAAGCTGGTAAGTTGCAGAAGGTGGATTTGAAGGCGGAGGAGGATGGAGCTGGTGAGTTGCAGAAGGTGGATTTGAAGGCGGATGAGGGTGGAGAGGGagtggaggaagaagagaagagttcCGGTGAGCAATATGGACAAGATAAAGAAGAAACACTCTTAGATAAAAtaatagaataa
- the LOC137731040 gene encoding large ribosomal subunit protein uL3m-like: MLAPSRGLISRLRFLSLNPSSSASPPTAAANATTSFTQTQCHFFRWFSSEATVDATEAVADRRPVIEAKPGPMSPGSKRTGLIAVKCGMTALWDKWGARVPITVLWVDDNIVSQVKTPEKEGFPALQVGCGQKKAKHLTKPEVGHFRAQGVPLKRKLHEFPVSNDALLPIGMEIGVRHFVPGQYVDVTGITRGKGFQGGMKRHGFSGMPASHGASLSHRSIGSTGQRDDAGKVFKGRKMPGRMGGKQRTVKNVWVYKIDPARNLMWVKGQVPGAEGNFVFIRDAFYKKPDVSSLPFPTYFASEDEDPSKLEPLVADLGEVDPFMVAD; this comes from the exons ATGTTGGCGCCATCGAGAGGCCTCATTTCCCGTCTCCGCTTTCTCTCACTCAACCCCTCCTCTTCTGCTTCTCCTCCTACTGCAGCCGCTAATGCTACGACGTCGTTTACGCAGACTCAGTGCCATTTCTTCAGATGGTTCAGCTCTGAGGCCACGGTGGATGCGACGGAGGCCGTCGCGGACAGGAGACCGGTTATCGAAGCGAAGCCAGGGCCGATGAGCCCGGGTTCGAAGAGGACCGGGCTCATAGCGGTCAAGTGCGGGATGACTGCCCTCTGGGACAAATGGGGCGCTAGGGTTCCGATAACTGTGCTCTGGGTCGATGATAATATCGTCTCTCAGGTCAAGACCCCCGAGAAGGAAGGCTTCCCTGCTCTCCAG GTTGGTTGTGGACAGAAGAAAGCAAAACATTTGACAAAGCCAGAAGTGGGTCATTTCCGAGCTCAGGGTGTTCCACTTAAGAGGAAATTGCATGAGTTTCCTGTATCAAATGATGCGCTTCTCCCTATTGGTATGGAAATTGGTGTTCGCCATTTTGTACCAGGCCAATATGTTGATGTCACAGGAATCACGCGAGGGAAAGGTTTCCAG GGTGGAATGAAAAGGCACGGTTTTAGTGGTATGCCAGCATCCCATGGCGCATCTCTGTCACACCGAAGTATTGGTTCTACAGGTCAAAGAGATGATGCTGGAAAG GTCTTTAAAGGCAGAAAAATGCCGGGGCGCATGGGTGGGAAACAGAGAACAGTGAAAAATGTATGGGTCTACAAAATTGATCCTGCAAGGAATTTGATGTGGGTGAAAGGCCAA GTTCCGGGCGCTGAAGGAAACTTTGTTTTCATAAGAGATGCTTTCTACAAGAAACCTGATGTTTCCTCGCTACCATTTCCAACTTACTTTGCTTCAGAGGATGAGGATCCATCCAAGTTAGAACCACTAGTTGCTGATCTCGGAGAAGTAGATCCGTTCATGGTGGCAGATTAA
- the LOC137731581 gene encoding uncharacterized protein isoform X2, with protein sequence MVKKQTGDGGYKWRLVIAYDGTRYAGWQYQSSPPTVQCFVEKALMSATKLERNDLHFVGASRTDKGVHAWGQVAHFVTPFGYDSIESIHAALNGLLPDDIRVREINPAVPEFHARFSAKSKIYHYKIYNDTFMDPFQRHYAYHSAHKLNAAVMREAANYFIGNHDFSAFVNASQKERVRDPVKDIFRFDVIELGVLLRLEVEGSGFLYRQVRNMVALLIQIGREALPPDIVPKILATRDRRALAKYTMFAPPHGLCLVTVKYNEAHLRLPSGSFTTSFGRHYTIGSCKLPFY encoded by the exons ATGGTAAAGAAGCAGACAGGGGATGGTGGGTACAAGTGGCGCTTGGTGATTGCTTACGACGGCACCCGTTATGCAG GATGGCAATATCAGAGTTCCCCACCCACCGTACAGTGCTTTGTGGAGAAAGCTCTAATGAGCGCTACGAAGCTGGAAAGGAACGATCTTCATTTCGTCGGTGCAAGTAGGACGGATAAAGGAGTACATGCCTGGGGTCAG GTTGCACACTTTGTCACACCCTTCGGCTATGACAGCATTGAAAGCATTCACGCTGCTCTCAATGGTCTTCTTCCTGATGATATCCGAGTTAGGGAGATCAACCCTGCAGTGCCTGAATTCCATGCTCGTTTTTCAGCGAAAAGCAAGATTTAtcattacaaaatatataacgACACTTTCATGGATCCATTTCAGCGCCACTATGCTTACCATAGTGCTCATAAGCTAAACGCCGCTGTTATGCGAGAAGCTGCAAATTATTTTATTGGAAACCATGATTTCTCTGCTTTTGTCAATGCTTCCCAGAAGGAACGAGTGCGTGATCCAGTGAAGGATATATTCCGTTTTGATGTCATTGAATTG GGAGTTCTTTTACGGCTAGAAGTTGAAGGCTCCGGCTTCTTATACAGACAAGTCCGGAACATG GTCGCTCTGCTGATTCAAATTGGAAGAGAAGCACTTCCTCCTGATATTGTTCCCAAGATATTGGCAACACGAGATCGGAGAGCGCTTGCCAAATATACCATGTTTGCTCCACCTCACGGGCTCTGTCTTGTGACGGTCAAGTACAACGAGGCGCATCTACGGCTTCCATCCGGTTCCTTCACAACCAGTTTTGGTAGGCATTATACTATTGGCTCATGTAAGCTTCCATTCTACTAA